AGATTACAGGGAGACTTGCAGTCGCCAAAATGGGTCTGGGCAAGCGCTGCCAGTCGCTCCTGACGGATTTTTTTGAGTTCTGGGCTGTCGGTGGTTACTACCAGGCCTTCGGAAATAAGAGTGGAGCAGGAAAGCACCGGTTTTGAAAGTCCCTCCACTTCGACAATGCATAGCCCGCATGACTCTGTTGATTTGTTGCCACGCACCTGACAGAGGCTGGGGATTGTGATGCCGGTCTGGCGCGCTGCTTCCATGATGGTGATCCCAGAAGGAACGTGTGTTTCAATAGTGTTTATCCTTAGAATCGTCTGTGTCATCACATCTCTCATGCAGGTTAAGGGCCTCAGTCAAAATAAATCATCCCATCTTGCTTGTCTTTCCGGTAGTCTTCTTCGTCCCGGTAACAGTTACATAGCGCTGCTATGCGCCTGTTGCCGCTCCTCGAATACGATCGGAAATCCTGCGCAATATTGGGACAATTTATTACGACCGAGGCCCTAAGAAAACAGAGGGGCTGGTGCAGCCCCTCTGCGGTGGGCGGAATTTACAACAACAGATTATTTTTCCGGTTCAAGGGCCGCAGCGCGTCCCGTGAGGAATTTCCAGCCTTTTTCCACGTCGTGTTGGGCCTTGGCCATCAGTTCGTCGAACATGGTGGGGTTGGTGAGTTTCAGCGCCCGGTAACGGTTCTCGTTCATGGCATACTCGGCAAAGGGTATGGCTGGCGCCTTGCTGTCGATGGTGAGCGGGTTAGCGCCTTCCATCTCTAGTAACGGGTTATAGCGGTAGAGCGGCCAATGTCCGCATTCCGTGGCCTTTTTCTGCTGATCAAGCCCTTTTGTCATATTGATGCCGTGGTTGATGCAGTGAGAGTAGGCGATGATCAGGGATGGCCCGTTATAGGCCTCGGCTTCGTTGAAGGCCTTGACCACTTGGGCAGGGTTCGCGCCCATGGCCACCTTGGCTATGTAAACGTTGCCGTAAGTGGCGAAGATCATGCCGATATCTTTTTTGGGCATCCGTTTGCCGCCAGCCGCAAATTGCGCGGTTGCTGCCCGTGGGGTTGATTTTGACATCTGGCCGCCGGTGTTGGAGTAGACTTCAGTGTCCATGATCAGGACATTGACGTTCTCTCCAGAGGCCAGGACATGATCCAGACCGCCGTAGCCGATGTCATAGGCCCAGCCGTCACCCCCGAAGATCCACACCGATTTTTTCACCAGGTAGTCAGCCACATGCAGCAACTGTTTCATTCTCGGCGCCGTGCTCGATTCCAGGACCTTCTTCAACTCGGCTACCCGTGCACGCTGAGCCTCGATCTCCATCTGAGTGGTTTGTGGTGAGTTGAGCAGGTCCCACTTCAAGGTGTTGCCGATGACTCCGGTTGTCTCAGCTTCCTCAAGGAGTTCAGAAGCTTGCGATCCTAACTTGTTGACGGTTTGGCGCATGCCAAGTCCGAATTCGGCATTGTCTTCAAACAGGGAGTTGGCCCAGATCGGTCCCCGGCCATCGTCCCGTTTGCAGTAAGGTGTTGTTGGCAGATTGCCGCCGTAGATGGAGGAACAGCCGGTGGCGTTGGCGATCATCATCCGGTCGCCGAAAAGCTGGGTGGCCAGTTTGAT
This DNA window, taken from Desulfobulbaceae bacterium, encodes the following:
- a CDS encoding 2Fe-2S iron-sulfur cluster binding domain-containing protein, producing the protein MRDVMTQTILRINTIETHVPSGITIMEAARQTGITIPSLCQVRGNKSTESCGLCIVEVEGLSKPVLSCSTLISEGLVVTTDSPELKKIRQERLAALAQTHFGDCKSPCNL